GATGACGCTCGTCAAAGGAGTAAACGACCATCAACTCGGCGACATAATACGCTTTACAGTCGAAAACTTCGATGTAGTACGTTGCATAAACGTTCAGCCAGTGAGCTTATGCGGGCGTTTGCCAGAAGAAGAAAGAGAGAAGATGCGCATAACCATACCCGACTTCATGCGTCTCTGTGAGGAACAAACAGACGGGAAAATAAAGGTAGACGACTTCTATCCGGTCCCTACAGTAGTGCCAATCTCTCAAGCCATCGGTGCAATAAAACACAAACGTTACGTCGAATTCACCGCTCACCCTCACTGTGGCATGGCAACCTACCTTTTCGTTGAGAACGGAGAAATAACGCCAATTACACGTTATGGAAACGTAGATAAGTTTATCGAAACAATGGAAAAAGTTTACGAAGAAGCACAAAAGGGGCATGAAACCCGAGCAAAAATGCGCCTAGTCGGAGCGTTGAGGCATGTAGGGTTTGGCATGTTGAGAAAATACCTTCTACCTGTCTTGAAAACCGCAAGCTATGAAGCCCTAGGTGACCTTCAAAGGAAAGCCATACTGCTCTCTTCAATGCATTTTATGGACTCTTACAACTTCGACTTAGAAAGAGTGCAAAGATGCTGCATTCACTACGCCGTGCCTGACGGACGCATAATCCCTTTCTGTACAATGAATAACATTCATAGAGCAGAAATAGAAAAAAAGCTAGGCATTCCGCTATCCCAGTGGCAGAAAAAACACAAACAAGAAATTGCTGCGGTTGCGTGACAGAAAAAGACTATAAGGACGCATCACCTCTTTTCTCAAGTAGTTGAGGAGACAATTATGGGCGGAAAGAAGAAGCAATCTATAAGGCAAATGACGAAAGCGCAGAAAAAGGAAAGTGGTAAAAAGGAAAAATCTGCGGCAGCACCAAGCGAAAAAAAGTCTATTCCAGGAATTACACCACCAAGCTTGAAAAGTGACAAGTTTGCAAATGAGCTGAAGAAGATGAAGGTTATAACACCCTATTCTGTTGCATCCCGCTTTGACGTACGTTTGAGCGTTGCTAGAGGCTTTCTGAACGAATTAGAGCGCAAAGGCATGATCGAGTTTATTTCCAAGAGTCGAAATCTCAAAATCTACAAACCCATAGACTAGCTTTTTATTAATTCTCTATAAGAGAAGAGACACTGATGGTTTCTGGTTTTCCCAAACGAGTCTACACTGTGGATGAATTGGAAAAAGCCAGAGAACTTGTAGAATCTGGATATAAACATCGACTAATTGTAAAGGGGCACCCTCGCTTCAAAAAAAGAGTAAAGGAAGCTTTGAATCATGTTAAGACTGCTGGATTCTACGGCTTTTTAAGAAGCTACATCAGGCAAATTGTTGAGATTGAAGGTTTCAGCCAACTACGTGAAGCAGAAGCAGCCATTTGGGCAAACATGCAGCTGTTGGAAAATCCTATTGATGCAGCAGGATTTTTTGTACAGAAAGCGTCGCAGATGAAAGAGTTCTTAGAAGGGAAATTGTATTATGGTGGAGCTGCCGAGGCGAGAAGCGTTGAGAAAAGAATCGAGTTTTTGAGGATTTTAAGAATTAAATCAAAAAGCCGTGCTGTGAAAGATGAATGCGGAAAGATTTTAAAAAAGTGGGCTGAAAGCACGTTTGTTTTTTAAAGTTAGACTTTATTTTCTCTCAACCTTAATTCTAGTCCCGCTTTTTGTCTCAGCAAAAATCTCCAAGTTCTTCGTTACTGTCCCAATTATGTTAACAGGGCTATAAGGCTGAGTATCCCCGTAAAATATGCAGAGAGAGTTTCCCATAGGCCAATAGGCAATCGTGCCTTTCTCAACTTTTGGTTTAGCTTTCTCGTCACCCATCTTAATTGGAATTTCAAAGTAGACCTCTTCTTTCCACAAAGCCGCCCTGCCTTCAATTGGAAGAGTCTTCGTTATGGCATCAACTGTTCTTGGTGCTAAGTGGCGAATTAATTCGCCTTCAGCTTCGCCGATATCTTCTATATAGAATTTAATTAGTACGCGCGTTATACTTTCCTCAGTCATCTGCTTCACTTTTGGAAGTGTTTCTTTAGCACGTCTTCTAGGGTTGGAGAGCTTAGTTCTTTAAGGTTGTATTTCGCTCTTATAGCAGGTTTGTTAATGCGCAAAACCCGTCTCAAGTCTATGGGAGTACCGATTACCACGATATCGCATGGCGTGTTGTTTATCGTTTTCTCTAGTTCTTTTATTTGTTCCTTGCCATACCCAACGGCGGGAAGCAACGTTCCAAGATGCGTATATTTCTTGAAAGTTTCCATTATTGAGCCCACAGCATAAGGCCTTGGGTCGACGATTTCGCTTGCACCTAATCTCCTAGCCACAATAACTCCTGCGCCATAAGCCATGTTGCCATGCGTCAATGTAGGACCATCTTCCACCACTAGAACTCGCTTTCCTTTAATCAAATCAGAGTTGTCTACAGTAATGGGAGAAGATGCTTCGATGATTAAAGCGTCGGGGTTCACTGTTTTAATGTTTTTCCGCACGGTTTCTATACCCTCTGGGCTGGCAGTGTCCACTTTGTTGATAATTATAACGTCTGCCATCCTCAAGTTTGTTTCTCCGGGATAGTACGCGAGTTCGTGACCTGGTCTGTGGGGGTCCGCAACCACTATGAGAAGATCGGAACAATAGAATGGGACGTCGTTGTTTCCGCCATCCCAGACAACTATGTCCGCTTCTTTCTCTGCTTCTCTCAAGATTTTTTCATAATCTACACCTGCAAAAACCAATATTCCGTTGGCAATGTGGGGTTCGTATTCCTCTCGCTCTTCAATTGTACATTCATGCTTGTCAAGGTCTTCGTAAGACGCAAACCGTTGCCAAATCTGCTTTGCCAAATCTCCGTAGGGCATCGGATGCCTAATAACCGCTATGCGGAAGCCCATTTTCTTCAAGAGGATAGCTACTTTTCGCGAAGTTTGGCTTTTTCCAGAGCCAGTTCTAACTGCGCAAACAGAAACTACTGGAACTTTGGCTTTCAACATTGTCGTGGACGGTCCCATTAGCCTAAAGTCTGCTCCACAAGACAGTACTAGTGATGCTTGGTGCATGACATATTCGTGAGGTACGTCGCTGTAAGCGAAAACAACCTCGCTAACATCATGTTTTTTGATAAGCTCGGGCAATTTTTCTTCGGGGTATATGGGGATTCCCTGTGGATATTTTGGTCCTGCGAGTTCTGGAGGGTAATTTCGTTTTTCGATTCCAGGTATTTGCGTGGCAGTGAAGGCTACTACCTCGTATGAATCGTTGTTTCGGAAGTAGACGTTAAAGTTGTGGAAGTCTCTGCCTGCTGCTCCCATAATTATTACCTTGGTTTTTTTCATGTAAGAACCTCTGTTTTTTCATTAATGATGTAGAGTCGAGAGTGGTGAGATAGTATCCTTTTTTTTCATTCCATATAAATCTTTATCAACTATGATTTTCGCCTTAACACTATTATTTTCGCTTACGGAACACCTGCACTCCTTCTATTGTAGTGAAGTATTCGAAACCTACTTCAGCTAACTCGCAAGCTTATTGAAATGTCTTAGCGGTTTTTACGTGGTAATCGTCGGATTCGAAGCTGATGAGCTGGGTGTAGATTAGGGTGTTGTTGATGTTTTTGTGTCCTAATAGTTGTTTGATGTGGAGGGCGTCTTTAGTTTTGTGGTATTCCATTGTTGCTTTCGTTGACTATAATAAAGTTCAGAACAAATCGAGTTTTGTGAGCTGAAAACTCCTGACCGAATCGTGAATATCTCTGGTTGAATAGCCGAAAGGACTTAGGATGTTTGAAGCTGCTGAGTACAGGAGCAAAAGGTATTTTCTAACATCAGAATTAGTCTTAGCTTCAATCAAGTCTTCTGCTTTAACTCTTCTCTCATACCGTTTGTTTTCTGCACTAGTAAAAAGAAACCTAACGCTTTTTCCAGCAGAAATCTCGACTCCCTCTTTCAAAAGTTGTTCGGCAGCAATCACCTGACTAACCTTCTGCTTGTAATTTTCTACATTCTTAGAGAGACGCTTAGTAATTATCAAATCCCAAAAAGAAACCTCTCCTTCTAACAATTTCCTTCGAAACTCTCTAACAACTTTCAAAGCCTCAGGTATTTTCTCCATGAAAGCTTCAGAGTTATTGGCTGTTGCCAGCACTCTAATCATTTCCATCTGAGCATCATAAACAAACTTCGGCGTATCCCTTCTTCTAATTTCTAACCCTCTAACCTTGATCTTGCCATCTTCCTTTGCCCCATAATAACGGTTTAACACAGGGACATTTTGATGTCTTTTAGAGGGAAGGAAAACAATCCATTTATAACGACCCTCAAAATTTAATGGCACTCCAATCTTTTCACTTATTTCTTCACATAAGCTGATGTATTCTTGCGCTGTTGCATCTGTCTTCTTAAGCCATAATGAATCAACAATACCATGAATTACAGTGAACCTCTTTCTTTCAGCCATACGAGCAGCTTTCAGGAAAGCCTGTCTGCCAAAAGCGCAAACACCAATGTGCCCGTCAACAGTGCCAAACTTGGCATTCCTGTACCCCAAATAGCCAAAACAAGTCACCAAAATCCACTTCAAAGCACCTTGACGCCTATCATAAATTTCCTTTAGCCTAGCATCCTTTACTTCTCTCATCAACCTTCTGTAACGTAACCTTTTCCCAAGTGCCAACCTCAAAGCCTTAGGCACAATTCCAACACGTTTTTCACAAATATGGTAACTAAGCTCAGGAATACGTAGTTTTGAGTCTGAGCAACACTTGCAAAGAACAGTTTCAGCAGATATGTTGTACTTCGCCATCAAGGAAGGATACATAGAAGAAAAATCTACTTCACCAACATGGTCATGAATCCCCATTCTAGGCTCGTAAACAAAGCCTCCTCGATCTCCAACTAGAAGCTCATAAGCCGACTTGAAAGCTTCTGGAATACGCTTATTCCTAGGAATCAAAACATCATCTTTCACAGCCTGATAAAACTGAAGAGACGACATACTAGACCCTATTGAAGAACGAGAAGCTCTATGCAATGGCACTCTGCAAGTTCTAGCAATCTCAATTAACCCGTCAAGCCCACTATCCCTTTGAATAAACGAGTTATATTCATCAATGTGAACTCTACCGTAAAGTCTCCTCGTAGGAGCACGATAATATGTTCTACCATAGGAAAAATAGGTTGTTCCACGTCTACGTTTGGCTATAAGAGGTATATTTTCCCTACTCAAGACAAAATTATCCAAAACGTCATTTAGCGATGCTCTTCTAGCAAGATAAGGAAGAACATGTGCATCACCACCTCTAGTGAATAAAATATCTGGATCAAGTCTCTTAACCACACTAATGAACCGTAGCAGCTTATTTTTCTCGCTGCCAGAATCAATAACTATCTTTTCACCATCTTGAGAAATGACCAACTGCTCTATTGGATCGTCAAAGCTGGCTATTTTTCCTTTCTTAGCGATGTCAACATAAATTCTCATAACTTTCAAAGGCGGGATTTCATAATCAACACTCTCCACCGAATCAAGAAGACGGTATTTCAACCTGTGCCTTTCAACTTTAATTTCAACAAAAGCAAGAGGAAAAATGTCACGATCATAAAGATATGCTTGAGCGCTTTTCAAGTCACAATTATGCAACTGATAACGCAAGTATCTGCCCGCCTCTAAAACTCTACGAACAAAAAAAGGGACCCTCCTACAATCTTTTAACGCAGCTTCTAAAACCTTGGTTTTTTCAGTATCAGTTGGATTGGCATATTTGTAGACGAAACTGCACGACGCTATGGATCTGTTTGCATAGAATCGGGTGAATAATCTCTCTAAATCTTCTTTTTTGCCAGAAATGTAGATTTTCGGCTTAAACACATCTACAAGGCATATTCTTTCGCCATTCTCAGTGATTATCCAGATGCTCATTTGTCCAAACGCAGAAGGATAAAGGTCTAGTATCCAACCTTTCACACGTTTAAGATCGGTTGCATTGTTTTCTAATTGCATCTAGCTCTTTCTCTAATCTGTTCAGCATTTTCTGTTGGTTTAGAAGGATCGACATGACCATAGATTCGAATACAACAGGACGTGTAGCATTACTTCCTGCTGAAGCATAGTTTCTGCAAGCATCTGTCATCTGCTCAAAAGCCGCTCTGTCTTCGTTGCGCAAAGCCCTCGTAAATCCACTCCATCTCTGTAATTCTCTGTCCAAGGCCATGCGATAGGATGCTATGGTTTTTCCCATATTCATGCCTCCATAAACTGTGTGAGTGTGAGATTCTCTGAAGGAAAATCGATGCTTCCTAATTTGAAGAAAGGATGTTTTTCCAAAACAAACTGTTGACCATGTCTAGAGGGTTTTACTAAGGCTACAACATTTGCACGCCCACAAGCTATGGCTTTAAAAAAAATGTTCCGATCTGATGGATAATGTGGAAGATAAGTTGCAACTACTATCACATGGTTTTCTTTGGCGAACTTTGAAAGATGAACAGTTAACTGATTGAAAACGTCTCTAGTCTCTCTCTTAGGGACGTCTTTATCAAGATACAACTCTGCAATGTCCGATATGACCACAAGTTTCGAGTCATATTTCTCAACTGTAGCCTGCAATTTATCGAGGATTAGAGAAGTCATTTGATACGCTGTGAACGCTCTCGAAATGAAGATCTTTTCCAAGACGTTTCTAGGATCGAGCTCCTGAATTTGAGCAATATAAGAAACATCGTACAATCTGAAAGTGTTACCGCCATCTACAAATACCACGTTTGTTTCTAAGCCTCCAAGCTGGTATGGAAGCTGAGCCCTAACGCAAAGAAGCATTGACAAAGGCATGACAGCAGAAGAGCCACGTAGGACGGCAAAGTTACCTAAGGTGAAGCCTGGAAACAAATTATCTATTTTTTCTATGTTGAAAGACAAGCGTAATTGAGATGGGATACTCTCTACTAATGTCTTTGTTGACAAGGTGAACCTCCTTTCTCCTCAGCGTTGGGGTTAGATACAAGGGATTCTGAGGCTCTTAAGGATTAAGCATTAAGACATTCTAGGAAAGGAGGGACACAGTAGAGTGAAAGTAAAAGCGTTAATGAAGCTTAATCTGTCAGAATGTGAAAGTAAACGAGAGGGTGAAGATTGACAGAATATCTTATTGGCACTGGTGGGTGGGCTTATTTTAAAATCCCAAACAAATCCTCTTTGAAAGCCTATTCTGAAGTTTTTGATTTTGTTGAAGTTAATTATACCTTCTATGAATACCCAAGTGTCAAAATGGTTGAAAGATGGCGACGTACAGTGCCTAGCGACTTCACGTTCACTGTGAGGTGCCATCGAGATTTAACTCATAGAATTGGTTTGAAACCGGTTGACGAAGCTTACGCTGTTTTCAGTCGAATGATAAGTATATGTAAAATATTAGAAGCTCCTTTCCTTCATCTGCTAACACCCGCAAGCTATGTTTTCGACGACGAAAAGATAAGCCAAGTAAAAGACCTCTTCTCGTCAATTGACCTGAAAGGAGTTCGCCTCGCTTGGGAAATTAGAAGCCAAAAAGAAACAAAACTAGCAAATATAATGAGAGACTTTGAAATAGTCCATTCGATCGATTTATCAAGAGAAAACCCTTCAAGCGAATCCGATACCATCTATAGCCGAGTATTTGGTAAAGGAAAACACAACATTTACCAATTTACAGACGATGAACTAAAAAAAATCGATAGAAAAGCAATTGACGCCTCAGTTAAAATGGCGATCATTACATGGCATGGAGTAAAAATGACTAGCGATGCAGCAAGGTTCAAAAAATACAAAGAAACCGGCAATTTTCTTCCAGTAACCGCCTATACCGGCGTTGATTCTGCAAGAGCAGTTCTCAAAGAAGATGCTAGATTTCCCTCAACAAAAGCAGAACTAATTGAGAATCAAGGCTGGAAAGTGATCGATTTGACAGCTGAAAAGAGAGTTCACTTATCCGAATTGCTTAATAAAATACATGAAAAGACCTACAGTGATGTTAAAGAAGTAACCAAGGAACTGAAGGCTATCCTATGAGCATAAACAATATTTTACTAGGCACTTCAGGGTGGAGCTACAAAGAATGGGAGGGAGCTTTCTATAGAAAGGGCGAGAAGAGCAAGCTTCGAGCATATGCACGAGTTTTTCAAATCGTCGAGATTGACTCTACTTGGTATCGGTATCCTTCAAGAGGAACAGTCATGGGATGGCTGCGCTATTCACCTTCAAACTTCATCTTCACCGCAAAGCTTCCTAAACTCATCACTCACGAAAAAAAATTAGGTCTTAAAGACGATGTGAAATCCGACCTAGAAAACTTCTTAGAGATTATGCAGCCACTTCAATTAAATGGAAAACTCGGATGTCTCCTTATACAACTTCCACCCAGTTACGATTACAACCCTGAAAATTTGGAGGCTTTCTTTGAAATGCTCTCTCCTCAGTTTAAATTTGCTGTTGAGTTCCGAAACCTTTCTTGGATGAGAAGGGAGACTTGGCAACTGTTGAAGAAACACAATGTTGCTTATGCA
The Candidatus Bathyarchaeota archaeon genome window above contains:
- a CDS encoding radical SAM protein, with protein sequence MIKQTKSLCPECLALLDATIYEKDNKVYIEKTCPEHGEYTALYWSDYKQYKRAEKYRKEGEGLNNPHTQAIKGCPLDCGICPQHKSHTGLAIIDVTNRCNLRCPVCFANAAAAGYVYEPTKQQIQDMLQNLRQNSPVPATALQFSGGEPTIREDLPELVKMAKDLGFSHVEVNTNGIRLAQSVEYCKTLKEAGVSTVYLQFDGLTSDIYNFTRGVDLLETKMKAIDNCREAGLDSIVLVMTLVKGVNDHQLGDIIRFTVENFDVVRCINVQPVSLCGRLPEEEREKMRITIPDFMRLCEEQTDGKIKVDDFYPVPTVVPISQAIGAIKHKRYVEFTAHPHCGMATYLFVENGEITPITRYGNVDKFIETMEKVYEEAQKGHETRAKMRLVGALRHVGFGMLRKYLLPVLKTASYEALGDLQRKAILLSSMHFMDSYNFDLERVQRCCIHYAVPDGRIIPFCTMNNIHRAEIEKKLGIPLSQWQKKHKQEIAAVA
- a CDS encoding cyclophilin-like fold protein; this translates as MTEESITRVLIKFYIEDIGEAEGELIRHLAPRTVDAITKTLPIEGRAALWKEEVYFEIPIKMGDEKAKPKVEKGTIAYWPMGNSLCIFYGDTQPYSPVNIIGTVTKNLEIFAETKSGTRIKVERK
- a CDS encoding cyclic 2,3-diphosphoglycerate synthase; the protein is MKKTKVIIMGAAGRDFHNFNVYFRNNDSYEVVAFTATQIPGIEKRNYPPELAGPKYPQGIPIYPEEKLPELIKKHDVSEVVFAYSDVPHEYVMHQASLVLSCGADFRLMGPSTTMLKAKVPVVSVCAVRTGSGKSQTSRKVAILLKKMGFRIAVIRHPMPYGDLAKQIWQRFASYEDLDKHECTIEEREEYEPHIANGILVFAGVDYEKILREAEKEADIVVWDGGNNDVPFYCSDLLIVVADPHRPGHELAYYPGETNLRMADVIIINKVDTASPEGIETVRKNIKTVNPDALIIEASSPITVDNSDLIKGKRVLVVEDGPTLTHGNMAYGAGVIVARRLGASEIVDPRPYAVGSIMETFKKYTHLGTLLPAVGYGKEQIKELEKTINNTPCDIVVIGTPIDLRRVLRINKPAIRAKYNLKELSSPTLEDVLKKHFQK
- a CDS encoding DUF72 domain-containing protein; the encoded protein is MTEYLIGTGGWAYFKIPNKSSLKAYSEVFDFVEVNYTFYEYPSVKMVERWRRTVPSDFTFTVRCHRDLTHRIGLKPVDEAYAVFSRMISICKILEAPFLHLLTPASYVFDDEKISQVKDLFSSIDLKGVRLAWEIRSQKETKLANIMRDFEIVHSIDLSRENPSSESDTIYSRVFGKGKHNIYQFTDDELKKIDRKAIDASVKMAIITWHGVKMTSDAARFKKYKETGNFLPVTAYTGVDSARAVLKEDARFPSTKAELIENQGWKVIDLTAEKRVHLSELLNKIHEKTYSDVKEVTKELKAIL
- a CDS encoding DUF72 domain-containing protein, producing the protein MSINNILLGTSGWSYKEWEGAFYRKGEKSKLRAYARVFQIVEIDSTWYRYPSRGTVMGWLRYSPSNFIFTAKLPKLITHEKKLGLKDDVKSDLENFLEIMQPLQLNGKLGCLLIQLPPSYDYNPENLEAFFEMLSPQFKFAVEFRNLSWMRRETWQLLKKHNVAYANVDEPLLPPEVHITADFAYFRWHGRGEKPWFDYLYKEEELEPWIPKVLETSRQVKQVLGFFNNHFHGYAPENCLSLIEKILGLTPQQQEAKKRIKKKQVGLASFFQNN